One Colias croceus chromosome 29, ilColCroc2.1 DNA segment encodes these proteins:
- the LOC123704289 gene encoding uncharacterized protein LOC123704289, protein MEEIKNMLINMQQDLKQQKQDMLEMKEDIKCTIINSFNEKFNNLEIKNELLEKKIEDQSKTVSNLERQLRRKNLVLFGVEEEEKSYEELEIIVMNIINTYIRISCDTNNIEAVRRLGKKGEKVRPIVITFNTLGFKLKVQKNKHYLQNTSYYLKEDYPIEILNKRKELQAQVQKEKDAGKIAFIKYDKIIILNNQQHPYKQPSKRILSESPETSQPTNENSQQTNKQPPKKNKGNMNNYIIHKPKLTVAQTGSAQRQMMTPKRNNE, encoded by the exons atggaggaaataaaaaatatgttaataaacATGCAGCAAgatttaaaacaacaaaaacaagaCATGTTAGAAATGAAGGAAGATATTAAATGCACTATAATCAATAGTTTCAACgaaaaatttaacaacttggaaataaaaaatgaacttTTGGAGAAAAAAATTGAAGATCAATCAAAAACAGTAAGCAACCTAGAAAGACAGTTAAGACGCAAAAATTTAGTCTTATTTGGCGTAGAAGAGGAAGAAAAATCATACGAAGAACTCGAAATAATAGTaatgaacataataaatacatatataagaATCTCATGCGACACTAACAACATCGAAGCTGTTAGAAGACTAGGAAAAAAGGGGGAGAAAGTAAGACCGATAGTTATAACATTCAACACATTGGGAT TTAAACTAAAAGtacagaaaaataaacattacttaCAAAATACCTCATACTATTTAAAAGAAGACTACCCAatcgaaattttaaataaacgtaaaGAACTACAAGCTCAAGTACAGAAAGAAAAAGATGCAGGCAAAATcgcttttataaaatacgataaaattattatattaaataaccaACAACATCCATATAAACAGCCGAGCAAAAGAATCCTATCAGAATCTCCGGAGACTAGTCAACCTACCAACGAAAATAGTcaacaaactaacaaacaacCACCTAAGAAGAATAAGGGAAACAtgaataattacattattcaTAAGCCCAAATTAACCGTCGCCCAGACAGGATCAGCACAACGCCAAATGATGACTCCTAAACGAAACAATGAATAG